Proteins found in one Mustela lutreola isolate mMusLut2 chromosome 10, mMusLut2.pri, whole genome shotgun sequence genomic segment:
- the LOC131810247 gene encoding conserved oligomeric Golgi complex subunit 2-like isoform X3 yields MERSRMNLPKGLDTLCFDKDEFMKEDFDVDHVVSDCRKRVQLEELRGDLELYYKLLKQPWLSSSTRIMQILSTFPQTWLAWTKPSMNFLCLWDSYEKFW; encoded by the exons atggagagaagtaggatgaacctgcccaaggggctggacacgctctgcttcgacaaggacgagttcatgaag gaagatttcgaTGTTGATCACGTTGTGTCTGACTGTAGGAAGCgtgtccagctggaggaactaagaggagatctggaactctactataaacttttaaaacagcCATGGTTGAGCTCATCAACaaggattatgcagattttgtcaacctttccacaaacttg gttggcatggacaaagccctcaatgaactttctgtgcctttgggacagttatgagaagttctggtaa
- the LOC131810247 gene encoding uncharacterized protein LOC131810247 isoform X2: MERSRMNLPKGLDTLCFDKDEFMKVRAWALLPGAGRGWPALLGPPGPLLGLLLRASWAVPAPDGSSAGTSLHFTEDFDVDHVVSDCRKRVQLEELRGDLELYYKLLKQPWLSSSTRIMQILSTFPQTWLAWTKPSMNFLCLWDSYEKF, encoded by the exons atggagagaagtaggatgaacctgcccaaggggctggacacgctctgcttcgacaaggacgagttcatgaaggtgcgcgcctgggctctgctccccggagccggccgtgggtggcctgccctccttggccctccggggcctctcctcgggcttctcctgcgggcttcctgggccgtCCCTgccccggacgggtcctcggcggggacctcactgcacttcaca gaagatttcgaTGTTGATCACGTTGTGTCTGACTGTAGGAAGCgtgtccagctggaggaactaagaggagatctggaactctactataaacttttaaaacagcCATGGTTGAGCTCATCAACaaggattatgcagattttgtcaacctttccacaaacttg gttggcatggacaaagccctcaatgaactttctgtgcctttgggacagttatgagaagttctg a
- the LOC131810247 gene encoding uncharacterized protein LOC131810247 isoform X1, whose amino-acid sequence MERSRMNLPKGLDTLCFDKDEFMKVRAWALLPGAGRGWPALLGPPGPLLGLLLRASWAVPAPDGSSAGTSLHFTEDFDVDHVVSDCRKRVQLEELRGDLELYYKLLKQPWLSSSTRIMQILSTFPQTWLAWTKPSMNFLCLWDSYEKFW is encoded by the exons atggagagaagtaggatgaacctgcccaaggggctggacacgctctgcttcgacaaggacgagttcatgaaggtgcgcgcctgggctctgctccccggagccggccgtgggtggcctgccctccttggccctccggggcctctcctcgggcttctcctgcgggcttcctgggccgtCCCTgccccggacgggtcctcggcggggacctcactgcacttcaca gaagatttcgaTGTTGATCACGTTGTGTCTGACTGTAGGAAGCgtgtccagctggaggaactaagaggagatctggaactctactataaacttttaaaacagcCATGGTTGAGCTCATCAACaaggattatgcagattttgtcaacctttccacaaacttg gttggcatggacaaagccctcaatgaactttctgtgcctttgggacagttatgagaagttctggtaa